Proteins co-encoded in one Opitutus terrae PB90-1 genomic window:
- the dtd gene encoding D-aminoacyl-tRNA deacylase — MRAVIQRVSSASVAVDGQITGAIARGLLVLLGVAHDDTPADVEWLAGKICALRIFEDDEGRMNRSVVETAGGVLVVSQFTLLASTRKGTRPSFNDAARPELAEPLYAAFLQQVSGRLGRPAASGVFGAMMTVSLVNDGPVTLVIDSHARE, encoded by the coding sequence GTGCGCGCCGTAATCCAGCGGGTCTCGTCGGCCAGTGTCGCCGTTGATGGTCAGATCACCGGCGCGATCGCACGCGGGCTGCTCGTGCTGCTGGGCGTGGCCCACGACGACACGCCCGCGGATGTGGAATGGCTGGCGGGGAAGATCTGCGCGCTGCGGATCTTCGAGGATGATGAGGGCCGGATGAATCGTTCCGTTGTGGAAACCGCTGGCGGCGTGCTGGTCGTGAGCCAGTTCACGCTGCTGGCCAGCACCCGCAAAGGCACGCGTCCCTCGTTCAACGACGCTGCCCGTCCGGAACTCGCGGAGCCGCTCTACGCAGCTTTCCTGCAACAGGTATCCGGCCGGCTCGGCCGCCCCGCTGCCAGCGGGGTCTTCGGCGCGATGATGACCGTGAGTTTGGTCAACGACGGCCCGGTCACGCTCGTCATCGATTCACACGCCCGCGAGTAA